From the genome of Nitrosomonas sp., one region includes:
- a CDS encoding chorismate lyase has translation MRYWLQDRGSLTRRIQERCAQFYVEPVFQELARVNGDELIKMRLRPDELAVVREVYLYCCDKPVVFAHSVVQRKNLRGAWRSLNGLGNRSLGSMLFTNPRIKRTPLEFKKVRRGHFLFDRAVLRLKDKPTHLWARRSLFTLQGQSILVTEVFLPDILDLTLL, from the coding sequence ATGCGTTACTGGCTGCAGGACCGTGGATCGCTCACTCGCCGCATTCAGGAGCGTTGTGCGCAGTTTTACGTTGAACCTGTGTTTCAGGAACTTGCGCGCGTAAATGGTGACGAGTTGATTAAAATGAGACTGCGTCCGGATGAATTGGCGGTAGTGCGGGAAGTTTACTTGTACTGCTGCGACAAACCGGTCGTATTTGCGCATTCGGTTGTACAGCGCAAGAACCTGCGTGGCGCATGGCGCAGTTTGAATGGCCTTGGTAACCGGTCGTTAGGCAGTATGCTGTTCACCAACCCCAGAATAAAACGCACGCCGCTCGAATTCAAAAAAGTCCGCAGGGGACATTTTTTATTTGACCGTGCTGTGTTGCGATTGAAGGACAAACCAACTCACCTATGGGCAAGACGATCGCTGTTTACTTTGCAAGGTCAATCGATTCTGGTGACTGAAGTATTTTTACCTGATATCCTGGATTTAACGTTGTTATGA
- the ubiA gene encoding 4-hydroxybenzoate octaprenyltransferase has translation MRLDKPIGILLLLWPMLWGLWFAAQGFPDWHVLFIFVMGTILMRSAGCVMNDFADRKIDPHVERTKARPMAAGLVSSKEALLLAAGLSLVAFILILPLNLLTIALSVPALFLATSYPFTKRFFAMPQAYLGIAFSFGIPMAFAAQTNALPSIIWILMLANLFWVIAYDTAYAIVDKPDDLKIGIKTSAITFGRFDVAGVMICHALFIAIMIYIGQLQAMGMAYYAGLLIAVGLMGYQYTLIRDRDRALCFKAFLHNNYVGMVVFIGIAFDFLIR, from the coding sequence ATGAGGCTGGACAAGCCCATCGGCATTTTACTGCTGCTGTGGCCGATGCTGTGGGGGCTGTGGTTTGCGGCGCAGGGTTTCCCCGATTGGCATGTTTTGTTTATTTTTGTCATGGGCACCATTTTGATGCGTTCAGCCGGTTGCGTGATGAATGATTTCGCTGACCGTAAAATAGATCCGCATGTCGAACGTACTAAAGCCAGACCGATGGCGGCCGGGCTGGTCAGTTCCAAAGAAGCGCTGCTGCTCGCTGCGGGTTTGAGTCTTGTTGCATTTATCCTGATATTGCCGCTCAATCTGTTGACAATAGCGCTTTCGGTGCCTGCATTGTTTCTGGCGACTTCCTACCCGTTTACCAAACGGTTTTTCGCCATGCCGCAGGCGTATCTGGGCATTGCATTCAGTTTTGGCATTCCGATGGCATTCGCTGCGCAGACAAATGCGCTGCCTTCGATCATCTGGATATTGATGCTGGCTAATCTTTTCTGGGTAATCGCGTATGACACCGCGTATGCGATTGTTGACAAGCCGGACGATCTGAAAATCGGTATCAAGACATCCGCCATTACTTTCGGGCGTTTTGATGTGGCTGGCGTGATGATTTGCCATGCCTTGTTTATCGCCATTATGATTTATATCGGACAACTGCAGGCCATGGGTATGGCGTATTACGCCGGATTGTTGATTGCTGTGGGTTTGATGGGCTATCAATATACCCTGATTCGCGACCGCGACCGGGCGCTGTGCTTTAAAGCATTTCTGCACAACAATTATGTCGGCATGGTGGTGTTTATCGGTATTGCGTTCGATTTTCTGATTCGGTAA
- the ubiD gene encoding 4-hydroxy-3-polyprenylbenzoate decarboxylase — MKYKDLRDFIAQLEAIGELKRISVEVDPRLEMTEICDRILKAEGPAVLFEKPKGHAMPVLGNLFGTPKRVAMGMGQASVEALREVGKLLAYLKEPDPPKGLKDAWAKLPVLKQVLNMAPKVLTSAPCQEIVWEGDQVDLGKIPIQTCWPGDIAPLITWGLTVTRGPNKTRQNLGIYRQQVIAPNKVIMRWLAHRGGALDFREFCLKNPGQPYPIAVALGADPATILGAVTPVPDTLSEYQFAGLLRGSKTEVIKCIGNDLQVPASAEIVLEGAIYPDETALEGPYGDHTGYYNEQETFPVFTIERITMRRDPIYHSTYTGKPPDEPAILGVALNEVFVPLLQKQFPEITDFYLPPEGCSYRMAVVSMKKQYAGHSKRVMFGIWSFLRQFMYTKFIIVTDDDVNIRDWKEVIWVITTRVDPARDTLIVENTPIDYLDFASPISGLGGKMGLDATNKWPGETNREWGTPIVMDEAIKERIDNLWINLGL, encoded by the coding sequence ATGAAATATAAAGACCTGCGTGATTTTATCGCACAACTCGAAGCCATCGGCGAACTCAAGCGTATTTCTGTTGAAGTCGATCCCAGACTCGAAATGACTGAAATCTGCGATCGTATTCTGAAAGCCGAGGGGCCTGCGGTTCTATTTGAAAAGCCCAAAGGTCATGCCATGCCGGTGCTTGGCAACCTGTTCGGCACGCCGAAACGGGTTGCGATGGGCATGGGGCAGGCGTCCGTTGAAGCGTTGCGCGAAGTCGGCAAGCTGCTGGCCTATTTGAAAGAACCCGATCCGCCGAAGGGACTGAAAGATGCCTGGGCAAAACTGCCGGTACTTAAACAGGTCTTGAACATGGCGCCCAAAGTGTTGACTAGCGCGCCGTGTCAGGAGATCGTCTGGGAAGGCGATCAGGTTGATCTCGGTAAAATACCCATTCAAACTTGCTGGCCAGGCGATATTGCGCCGCTGATCACCTGGGGACTGACGGTGACGCGCGGGCCGAACAAAACCCGCCAGAATCTCGGCATTTACCGCCAGCAGGTGATTGCACCGAATAAAGTCATCATGCGCTGGCTCGCACATCGCGGCGGCGCGCTTGATTTCCGCGAATTCTGCCTGAAAAATCCCGGCCAACCGTATCCCATCGCCGTGGCATTGGGTGCTGATCCGGCGACGATACTCGGCGCGGTAACACCCGTTCCGGACACCTTGAGCGAATACCAGTTTGCCGGGCTCCTGCGCGGTTCCAAAACGGAAGTGATTAAATGCATCGGCAACGATCTGCAGGTGCCCGCGAGCGCTGAAATCGTGCTCGAAGGCGCGATCTATCCAGACGAAACCGCGCTCGAAGGCCCGTACGGCGACCATACCGGCTACTATAACGAACAGGAAACCTTTCCTGTCTTTACCATCGAGCGCATTACGATGCGGCGCGATCCGATTTATCATTCCACCTACACCGGCAAACCGCCCGACGAGCCTGCAATTCTCGGTGTCGCGTTAAACGAAGTGTTTGTGCCATTGCTGCAAAAACAATTTCCCGAAATCACCGACTTCTACCTGCCGCCCGAAGGCTGTTCGTACCGCATGGCAGTGGTGAGCATGAAAAAACAATACGCCGGACACAGCAAGCGCGTGATGTTCGGCATTTGGAGCTTTCTGCGCCAATTCATGTATACCAAATTCATTATCGTCACCGACGATGACGTCAACATCCGCGATTGGAAAGAAGTTATCTGGGTCATCACCACCCGCGTCGATCCCGCACGCGACACGCTCATTGTCGAGAACACCCCGATCGACTACCTCGATTTCGCTAGCCCGATCTCAGGCCTCGGCGGGAAAATGGGACTCGATGCCACCAACAAATGGCCAGGAGAGACCAACCGTGAATGGGGAACGCCGATTGTGATGGATGAGGCAATAAAAGAACGGATTGATAATCTGTGGATAAATTTGGGGTTGTAA
- the rlmH gene encoding 23S rRNA (pseudouridine(1915)-N(3))-methyltransferase RlmH: MKFYILAVGNKMPNWINTAFSEYEKRLFQETRIHLLEIKPEKRIGSKNKEQILLAESQRIKEALPSGCRHIVLDEHGKHWTTAELANNIRKWMQEGGDVAFIIGGADGLHGEIKTSTKDIFSLSRLTFPHALVRVLLIEQLYRAVSLIKNHPYHRI; encoded by the coding sequence ATGAAGTTCTATATCCTGGCCGTGGGGAATAAGATGCCAAATTGGATTAATACTGCATTCTCCGAATACGAGAAACGTCTTTTCCAAGAGACCAGAATTCATTTGCTCGAAATCAAGCCTGAGAAGAGAATCGGCAGTAAGAATAAAGAACAAATACTATTAGCCGAAAGTCAACGGATAAAAGAGGCACTACCTTCCGGGTGTCGGCATATTGTATTGGACGAGCATGGCAAGCATTGGACAACGGCAGAACTAGCCAATAATATACGGAAATGGATGCAAGAAGGTGGAGATGTTGCTTTCATTATTGGGGGTGCGGATGGATTGCATGGTGAAATTAAAACATCAACCAAAGATATTTTTTCACTTTCCAGACTAACTTTTCCTCATGCGCTGGTTCGGGTACTATTGATAGAGCAATTGTATCGTGCTGTATCATTGATCAAGAATCATCCGTATCATCGCATATAA
- a CDS encoding Maf family nucleotide pyrophosphatase, which produces MAFPENRIYLASRSLRRRELLKQIGVKYKILLMRETLSRPNDIDETPLQNESPNDYVYRITNTKAEAGWLRLTQRQLPLLPILVADTVVSLDGCILGKPKNQAHAEEMLTSLSGRSHQVLTAIGVVYKNEIQIRLSTTTVRFREITPQEMRYCISYDKAYDKAGAYAIQGLAAAFIVEICGSYSGVKGLPLFETSQLLEEVGIEIFK; this is translated from the coding sequence ATGGCTTTCCCTGAAAACCGGATCTACCTCGCATCACGTAGTTTACGCAGGCGCGAATTGCTTAAGCAAATAGGGGTAAAATACAAAATTCTTCTGATGCGCGAAACCTTGAGTCGACCAAACGATATTGATGAAACACCGCTACAAAATGAATCACCTAACGATTATGTTTATCGCATAACCAACACAAAGGCAGAAGCAGGCTGGTTGCGTTTGACACAACGACAGTTGCCGCTATTACCCATCCTGGTAGCAGATACGGTTGTCTCGCTGGATGGATGTATTTTAGGAAAGCCAAAAAATCAAGCGCATGCAGAGGAAATGCTGACTTCTCTTTCTGGTCGCTCACATCAGGTGCTAACAGCCATTGGTGTTGTGTATAAAAATGAGATTCAAATCAGACTGTCAACAACAACTGTTCGTTTTCGTGAGATAACCCCGCAAGAAATGCGCTACTGCATCAGTTATGACAAGGCATATGATAAGGCGGGCGCTTATGCTATTCAAGGCCTAGCCGCTGCTTTTATAGTTGAAATTTGCGGCAGTTACAGTGGTGTTAAAGGTTTGCCTTTATTTGAAACATCACAGTTATTGGAAGAAGTGGGAATAGAAATATTTAAGTAA